In the genome of Metabacillus litoralis, the window TTCGATTTTCTAAGATTTCCTTAAACTTTATATGATCTACTTCATCATCACTTATTGATGTTATCTTTTTTAAAATCTCTGTAATGTATTTTGTATCACATAGACCATTTAAAAAATACATATTTACTTGAAAATCTAGTATTTGGAGCTTACGAATTCCAATATCAAATGTCGTATTTAAACCGGCATGTTCAATAAAGAACTTTTCATTCTCAGCAAGGTTTCCAGATATCGGATATTTTTTTTCCTTAGTGTCCGTTGCCACGATATCCGCTCCTTTCTAATATTAATTCCACTGCCTTTAAAGTGATTGGGCACCCGTTTTTCACACTATCCTTCCGCGCCATTTTTCCTATGTCGCCAATCCCAACAATAATAGGAACATTTAACTGATCTAAACAGTACACGGTGTCCCCGCTTATTCTTCCAAGTTCAAGATCTTTTAGTCCACTTTTGTCAACACCGTACTCTGTTAATTCACCGAATCGATCAATACTTACGTCAACCCGTGTCCATTCCGTCTGGTGTGTTTTAGATGCAACAGCAATAATACCAAGCACTTCTATGTTAGGATGCTCCGCAACATATTTTAAAGCTACCTCTCCAGCTCCTTCTCCTAATAAACCACAGTCGTCAAACATGACAAATACAGGGTCATTTTTGGCCTGGAGAATAAGCTGAACAATTTGTGCCCCACTTAAGGTCGATGGATTTCCCTGTGTTTGTGAAATTGTTCTACCACCTATTTCAGATGCTACATATTCAATTGTTCGTGCAGCATACTCATCTCCATCTGTAACAAGAATGACCCTTCGTTTATTTGTCAATGTTTACCTATCCTTTCGGTTTAAAGATAAGTGCCATAATAAATGCGAATAGAATTGCCGCTGATATACCTGCAGATGTTAACTCAAAAATTCCGATTCCGATTCCAATAAAACCATGTTCTTTTGCTTGTTCCATAGCTCCATGAAGGAGTGAATGCCCAAAGCTGGTAATCGGTACAGTTGCCCCTGCCCCGGCAAATTCTATGAACTTGTCATAAACCCCAAAGCCATCTAGAATTGCACCCGTTACAACAAATGTACTCATTACATGAGCTGGAGTAAGCTTTACAAAATCTAATAGAAGTTGTCCAACTACACAAATGGCACCACCTACAACAAATGCCCATAGATACTCCATTAGTTGCTCACTCCTTTATCGGCTCTTTCAAATACGACTCCGTGTGCTATTGTTGGAATTGATTCTTTTTGTTGAATCATCGTT includes:
- the spoVAE gene encoding stage V sporulation protein AE gives rise to the protein MEYLWAFVVGGAICVVGQLLLDFVKLTPAHVMSTFVVTGAILDGFGVYDKFIEFAGAGATVPITSFGHSLLHGAMEQAKEHGFIGIGIGIFELTSAGISAAILFAFIMALIFKPKG
- a CDS encoding stage V sporulation protein AE, with protein sequence MTNKRRVILVTDGDEYAARTIEYVASEIGGRTISQTQGNPSTLSGAQIVQLILQAKNDPVFVMFDDCGLLGEGAGEVALKYVAEHPNIEVLGIIAVASKTHQTEWTRVDVSIDRFGELTEYGVDKSGLKDLELGRISGDTVYCLDQLNVPIIVGIGDIGKMARKDSVKNGCPITLKAVELILERSGYRGNGH